The nucleotide sequence GCGGATCGATACGCGGTCGTTCCGGTAGAGCGGGGAGAACCGATGGCGGATCGTCAGATCTTCCCACATTGGACGAAAGTCGCAGCGGACTGGGACATCGTTCACCTGAGTTTCGGCGGATTCCTGCTGGCGACGTTCGTGCCGATCGCCGGCCCCCTGGGGAGTGCAAGACTGTGGACGTGGGAATCCGAATCCGCCCTGTGGCTCCGACCCTGCTACTCCGATCGGATCGAGCAGGAGCCACTGGTCGGGCGTCCGCGGAGCGCCTTCGAAGGTGTCGGTGTTCGCATCCGCCACCTCCGGACCCTTGGCGGGGAAGACGCCAGGCTATCCGAGCGTTGGGGAGGGCCGTGTCGGATGAAAGCACGTTCGAGGAGATGGTGGCGGAGCCGGGGTCGCTGATCCCGGTTCGCACATGTCCCAGGCCGCGCCCAGATGGCGATCATCGAACTCGTCTGAAGGGAGGTGGCCCTCAGGCCACCTCCCAGTTTCCAGTATGACCCTGGCCAAACCGCCCCGCGGTCTGGCAGCTCTTCAGGGCCGCGGTACCGGGCACCGGTATCGTGAGCGAAGTGAGCCTGGTCACCGGCTACCCGAGGCGGATGTGCTCCACCGATGTCGTCACTTCTTCGAGGCGGTCCGGGTCGGGCTCGACACCGAGCCCGGGACCATCGGGCACCCGGATCGTTCCGTCCGGTTCGAGGACGAACGGAGGCGTGATGTCGTGTCCGTAGTAGCGGGCTGTCTCGGAGATGTCGCCGGGATACCGAAAGTTCGGGAGTCCGGCTAGCGCGAGGTTCGCGGCCCGGCCGAGGCCGGTCTCGAGCATTCCCCCACACCAGACGGGGATGTTGCGCCGGGCACACAGGTCGTGGATTTTGCGGGCCTCGAGATAGCCACCGACGCGTCCGGCCTTGATGTTGACGATCGAACAGGCGCCGAGTTCGATGGCGGCCGCAGCGGTGCGTGCCGACGTGATCGATTCGTCGAGGCAGATCGGCGTGGTGACGCGCCGCGCGAACGTCGCGTGGGTGAGGAGATCCTCTTCGGCGAAGGGTTGTTCGATGAGCAGCAGGTCGAACTGATCGAGGGCGGCGAGATGGTCCATGTCGGCGGCTTTGTATGCGGTGTTGGCATCCACCTGAAGCAGCAGGTCATCTCCGAACCGTTCACGTGCTGCCCGGACCGGATCGATGTCCCAGCCAGGCTCGATCTTGAGTTTGACGCGGACATAGCCACGGGCCAGATAGCCCTCGACGGCATCGAGGAGCACCGGGATCTCCTCGAAGATTCCGACCGACACCCCGACGGGAACTCGCGAACGGGTCGAACCCAGATGCGCCGCCAGTGACACTCCGGACGCTCTCAACTCGGCGTCGAGCAGAGCCATCTCCAATGCGGCTTTCGCCATCGGATGACCGTGGAACGGAGCCAGGAGAGCGCCGAGTGATGCCGCGGAGACGTCGCCTGTCAGCCTGGGGAGGAAATGCTCCCTGATGATCTGCTGCGCCCCGTCGACGTATTCGGACGAGTAGACGGGTTCCTGCATCGCCACGCATTCACCCCAGCCTTCCGAGTCGTCGGCTTCGACGTGCACCAGGAGGATGTCTCTTGCCTGCTCGGTGCCGAACGAGGTTCGGAAGGGGTGCACGAGGGACAGATCGATACGCCGCAACTCGACGTCTCTGAGGCTCACGACGAACTCCTTTCGAGGATATACCAGCCGGTCGGGTCGAACCCTTTGATCACGTAGCCTCGGTGCAGAGCCGTTTCGAGTGTGGCACGGAGAGCGTCACGCCACGCGCCGGCGATGTGTGAGGTCCTGTTGCGAAGAGTGACGATGTCGTCGGGGATCTGGACGCACAGGACATCGGTTTGTCCGGGCGCCACGACCGGACCGTCACGATCTCGCAGAACGGCAACGGCGCCTCCGGCGATCAACGCCTCCGCGTCGGGAAATGGGACGCTCCCTGCGCGCGCGGCGGTGGCTTCCGGTCCGGTGGGGTACCAGTCG is from bacterium BMS3Abin02 and encodes:
- the menC gene encoding o-succinylbenzoate synthase, yielding MSLRDVELRRIDLSLVHPFRTSFGTEQARDILLVHVEADDSEGWGECVAMQEPVYSSEYVDGAQQIIREHFLPRLTGDVSAASLGALLAPFHGHPMAKAALEMALLDAELRASGVSLAAHLGSTRSRVPVGVSVGIFEEIPVLLDAVEGYLARGYVRVKLKIEPGWDIDPVRAARERFGDDLLLQVDANTAYKAADMDHLAALDQFDLLLIEQPFAEEDLLTHATFARRVTTPICLDESITSARTAAAAIELGACSIVNIKAGRVGGYLEARKIHDLCARRNIPVWCGGMLETGLGRAANLALAGLPNFRYPGDISETARYYGHDITPPFVLEPDGTIRVPDGPGLGVEPDPDRLEEVTTSVEHIRLG